A single Desulfobaculum xiamenense DNA region contains:
- a CDS encoding lytic transglycosylase codes for MIQYAPTHATACRSVTRVSRPAVRLVLILALTLSLAGLSACATVKRDAGSDASLAVQEVSRADMESAPEHGEEPEQPTEDAVAEFAEKDSATPLSPQEEQALATQADITFELDSVETKEMLSFFRYFTHDEKGRKHFTRWLERSEAYLPYVRQVFAERGLPHDLVYLPFVESGYNPRAGSHAGAKGLWQFMPFTGKKYGLNVGWWLDERYDPYKSTIAAADYLSKLHDDFDDWYLALAAYNAGEGRVMRAVKSSGCDDFFKLSQMQQDRWRRGKRLYYLPKETRNYVPKLMAVIKIVRNLEALGFTQPNWDAPANIAAVQTRPRTDLRAMSKAIGMPWDDFRTMNPAYVESGTHPERKSTIYVPTDRADAARAYLASSGFREYSGYYTFYKVRKGDSWYRISNRFGVPIAVLKSYNDRTGNLLRPGQSIKVPGKGTSGMLAEKLRESDSKSAAPARVATRSKGSYTVRKGDSLWSVARDHGVSMGSLARVNNLSTRARIHTGQKLALPDTGTSTDRTRQLAQSRSNYSVKSGDTLWGVAKRFNTTVGTLARANGISRDETLRPGQNLYIPDQGANAARLARNEAKKATQTITYRVCSGDTLYDIAKRFGVTTRNIMAWNNLSSPDIRPGDSLKLYQ; via the coding sequence ATGATACAATACGCACCCACCCACGCGACCGCATGCCGGTCCGTCACGAGAGTCTCGCGTCCCGCGGTCCGTCTCGTCCTCATCCTCGCGCTCACGCTGTCGCTGGCTGGCCTTTCCGCCTGCGCCACAGTGAAGCGCGATGCGGGAAGCGACGCATCCCTCGCCGTTCAGGAGGTCTCGCGCGCCGATATGGAGAGCGCACCGGAACACGGCGAAGAACCGGAACAACCAACCGAAGACGCCGTCGCGGAATTCGCGGAGAAGGACTCGGCGACCCCGCTCTCCCCACAGGAAGAGCAGGCGCTGGCCACGCAGGCCGACATCACCTTCGAGTTGGACTCCGTGGAAACCAAGGAGATGCTCTCCTTCTTCCGGTATTTTACCCACGACGAGAAGGGGCGCAAGCACTTCACCCGCTGGCTCGAACGTTCCGAAGCCTATCTGCCCTACGTGCGGCAGGTCTTCGCCGAACGCGGCCTGCCCCACGACCTCGTCTACCTGCCCTTCGTCGAAAGCGGCTACAACCCCCGCGCAGGCTCCCACGCTGGTGCCAAGGGTCTGTGGCAGTTCATGCCCTTCACCGGCAAGAAGTACGGGCTCAACGTGGGCTGGTGGCTCGACGAGCGCTACGACCCCTACAAGTCCACCATAGCCGCGGCAGACTACCTCTCCAAGCTGCATGACGACTTCGACGACTGGTATCTCGCACTGGCCGCCTACAACGCCGGAGAAGGCCGCGTCATGCGCGCCGTGAAAAGCTCCGGCTGCGACGACTTCTTCAAGCTCTCCCAGATGCAGCAGGACCGTTGGCGTCGCGGCAAGCGGCTCTACTACCTGCCCAAGGAGACCCGCAACTACGTTCCCAAGCTCATGGCCGTCATCAAGATCGTGCGCAACCTCGAAGCGCTGGGCTTCACGCAGCCCAACTGGGACGCCCCGGCCAACATCGCCGCCGTCCAGACCCGCCCGCGCACGGACCTGCGTGCCATGTCCAAGGCCATCGGCATGCCGTGGGACGACTTCCGGACCATGAACCCGGCCTACGTCGAGTCTGGAACCCACCCCGAGCGCAAGAGCACCATCTACGTGCCCACCGACCGAGCCGACGCCGCACGGGCCTATCTGGCCAGCTCCGGCTTCAGGGAATACTCGGGCTACTACACCTTCTACAAGGTGCGCAAGGGCGACTCGTGGTACCGCATATCCAACCGCTTCGGCGTGCCCATCGCGGTGCTCAAGTCCTACAACGACAGGACCGGAAACCTTCTGCGGCCCGGCCAGAGCATCAAAGTCCCCGGCAAGGGAACCTCGGGCATGCTGGCCGAAAAGCTCCGCGAGTCCGACTCCAAGTCCGCAGCGCCCGCCCGCGTGGCCACGCGCTCTAAGGGCAGCTACACCGTGCGCAAGGGTGACAGCCTGTGGTCCGTCGCCCGCGACCATGGCGTAAGCATGGGCTCCCTCGCGCGCGTGAACAACCTGTCCACCCGCGCCCGCATCCACACGGGGCAGAAACTCGCCCTGCCGGATACGGGAACCTCCACCGACCGCACCCGCCAGCTCGCCCAGTCGCGCTCCAACTACAGCGTGAAGAGCGGCGATACCCTGTGGGGCGTGGCCAAGCGCTTCAACACCACAGTGGGCACCCTCGCCCGCGCCAACGGTATCTCCCGCGACGAGACGCTGCGCCCCGGCCAGAATCTCTACATCCCCGATCAGGGAGCCAACGCCGCGCGCCTCGCCCGAAACGAAGCCAAGAAGGCCACCCAAACCATCACCTACAGGGTCTGCTCCGGCGATACCCTCTACGACATCGCCAAGCGCTTCGGCGTCACCACGCGCAACATCATGGCGTGGAACAACCTCTCCTCGCCGGACATCCGCCCCGGCGACAGCCTCAAGCTCTACCAGTAG
- a CDS encoding ATP-binding protein: MHDTNNDTPIACLWEADGKTYTVGIVGTGPGFLSIVEVLSCEDYEEFLPPMRLVAVAEPKFNLNWVRTLRSRGVAVHESWAAMLDTHPDIDIVIDLTGSSATVRELRDALPPHVSLMDRGAAVFLCGLHSLFQAGAHTRSRLQSSEALLYAVAGQIREDIMLLDLRGRVEDMNIHVQTRTGAARHELIGKPCWNVQTLTQGTPFCRGPNRKCPFHTTLTTRAKAEALLTRVDPEGNLMYFRVYSYPIFGESGDMEHVMIMRRDITSRTRRERQLSQSEKLAVIGEMSMYLAHEIKNPLFAIGGFVHALMRSEAIVGKDREKLEIIQEECLRLDRILGSILSFARPSKDPSESVDLAAVVSQVAELMRIGYGKQNYEFDTRSDYPLPKVQGGADRIKQCLINILKNSMEAMPGGGKIVISTGTSGDMVALIVEDTGRGMSQSEMERAFSPFYTTKDQGSGLGLAMIKKIIEEFGGRVELHSREGHGTTVTLLFMPYLAERWAPGEALPANADAETMTPGPDIAPHRDHGADAKQ; encoded by the coding sequence GTGCACGACACCAATAACGACACCCCAATCGCCTGCCTCTGGGAAGCCGACGGCAAGACGTACACTGTGGGCATCGTCGGCACCGGTCCGGGTTTCCTATCCATCGTGGAGGTCCTCTCCTGCGAGGACTATGAGGAATTCCTGCCGCCCATGCGCCTTGTGGCCGTGGCCGAGCCGAAATTCAACCTAAACTGGGTGCGCACCCTGCGCTCGCGCGGGGTGGCCGTTCACGAGTCGTGGGCGGCCATGCTCGACACGCACCCGGATATCGACATCGTCATCGACCTAACCGGTAGCTCGGCAACCGTCCGCGAACTGCGCGACGCACTGCCGCCGCACGTGTCACTCATGGACCGGGGGGCCGCCGTCTTCCTGTGCGGGCTGCACAGCCTGTTTCAGGCCGGAGCGCACACCCGCTCGCGCCTGCAGAGCAGCGAGGCGCTGCTCTACGCCGTGGCCGGGCAGATCCGCGAAGACATTATGCTCCTCGACCTGCGCGGACGCGTGGAGGACATGAACATCCACGTCCAGACGCGCACAGGAGCCGCACGCCATGAGCTCATCGGCAAGCCCTGCTGGAACGTGCAGACCCTGACACAGGGCACCCCCTTCTGCCGTGGGCCGAACCGCAAATGCCCGTTCCACACCACGCTGACCACGCGGGCCAAGGCCGAAGCACTGCTCACACGGGTCGATCCCGAGGGAAACCTCATGTATTTCCGCGTGTACTCCTACCCCATCTTCGGCGAAAGCGGAGACATGGAACACGTGATGATCATGCGCCGCGACATCACCTCCCGCACACGGCGCGAGCGCCAGTTGAGCCAATCCGAGAAACTGGCCGTCATCGGCGAAATGAGCATGTACCTCGCCCACGAGATCAAGAACCCGCTCTTCGCCATCGGCGGTTTCGTCCACGCACTCATGCGCTCCGAAGCCATTGTCGGCAAGGACCGCGAGAAGCTGGAGATCATACAGGAGGAATGCCTGCGACTGGACCGCATCCTCGGCAGCATCCTCAGCTTCGCCCGCCCGTCCAAGGACCCGTCCGAATCCGTGGACCTCGCCGCCGTGGTCTCCCAGGTGGCGGAGCTGATGCGCATCGGCTACGGCAAGCAGAACTACGAATTCGACACGCGAAGCGACTACCCGCTGCCCAAGGTGCAGGGCGGGGCGGACCGCATCAAGCAGTGTCTCATCAACATTCTCAAGAATTCGATGGAAGCCATGCCCGGCGGCGGGAAGATCGTCATCTCGACGGGAACCAGCGGGGACATGGTGGCCCTGATCGTGGAGGACACGGGCCGAGGAATGAGCCAGAGCGAGATGGAACGGGCCTTCAGCCCCTTCTACACCACGAAGGACCAGGGCTCGGGCCTCGGTCTGGCCATGATAAAGAAGATCATCGAGGAATTCGGCGGACGCGTCGAGCTACACAGCAGGGAAGGCCATGGAACCACAGTGACGCTCCTCTTCATGCCCTATCTGGCCGAACGCTGGGCACCCGGAGAGGCGCTTCCCGCAAATGCGGATGCGGAAACCATGACTCCCGGTCCCGATATCGCGCCCCATCGGGACCACGGCGCGGACGCCAAACAATGA
- a CDS encoding sulfite exporter TauE/SafE family protein, with amino-acid sequence MSWLYMYMPIAGVHIFWPGLVLIGFSVGVIGGFFGMGGAWMVTPGLNILGFPMAFAIGTDIAHIAGKSMISTMRHSKFGNVDYKLGIVMLVGTMVGIEIGAQIVMYLERLGMVGSVVRWVYVVFLALIAWMVFYDYAKAVKNKKMGKTGEHGAEGVTWYKTLHKLNIPPMVHFTRSGFTCSAWLPIMVSMVTGVLAGFLGIGGGLLRMPALVYLIGCPTHVAVGTDLFEVMISGLYGAFTYTLKGRIEIVAVFVMLTGAAIGAQIGTVATKYSKGYGIRLAFGAAVLCCMISIILKQVGLTAAAAVLILSTIGVICLMIIKIMWVGASQELREKKAREQANA; translated from the coding sequence ATGAGCTGGCTCTACATGTACATGCCCATCGCAGGCGTGCACATCTTCTGGCCGGGACTGGTACTCATCGGTTTCTCGGTCGGCGTCATCGGCGGGTTCTTCGGCATGGGCGGTGCCTGGATGGTTACCCCCGGCCTGAACATTCTCGGCTTCCCCATGGCATTCGCCATCGGCACGGACATTGCCCACATCGCGGGCAAATCCATGATCTCCACCATGCGCCACTCCAAGTTCGGCAACGTGGACTACAAGCTCGGCATCGTCATGCTCGTAGGCACAATGGTCGGCATCGAAATAGGTGCACAGATCGTCATGTACCTTGAGCGTCTCGGCATGGTCGGCTCCGTGGTCCGCTGGGTCTACGTGGTCTTCCTGGCCCTCATCGCCTGGATGGTCTTCTACGACTACGCCAAGGCCGTGAAGAACAAGAAGATGGGCAAGACCGGCGAGCACGGCGCTGAAGGCGTGACCTGGTACAAGACCCTCCACAAGCTGAACATTCCCCCGATGGTGCACTTCACCCGCTCCGGCTTCACCTGCTCGGCGTGGCTGCCCATCATGGTCTCCATGGTTACCGGCGTTCTGGCTGGCTTCCTCGGCATCGGCGGCGGCCTGCTCCGCATGCCCGCCCTCGTCTACCTCATTGGCTGCCCGACCCACGTGGCCGTCGGCACCGACCTCTTCGAGGTTATGATCTCCGGCCTGTACGGCGCCTTCACCTACACACTGAAGGGCCGCATCGAAATCGTGGCCGTGTTCGTGATGCTCACCGGCGCCGCCATCGGCGCGCAGATCGGCACCGTCGCCACCAAGTACTCCAAGGGCTACGGCATCCGCCTCGCTTTCGGCGCGGCCGTGCTGTGCTGCATGATCTCCATCATCCTGAAGCAGGTTGGCCTCACCGCCGCCGCTGCAGTGCTCATTCTCTCCACCATCGGCGTCATCTGCCTGATGATCATCAAGATCATGTGGGTTGGTGCCTCTCAGGAGCTTCGCGAGAAGAAGGCCCGCGAACAGGCCAACGCCTGA
- a CDS encoding heavy metal translocating P-type ATPase, whose translation MTGQISNGEKRRILAPVQGMHCAACSGRIERVVGGMEGVDVANVNLAAETLDVTFDPSRTDFEAIATRVRELGFDTQAPAQTRSVTLALGGMHCAACSGRIERVVGGMEGVKSAAVNLAAETGAFEFDPDLTSQRAIREAIANLGFTSQPVSATADAFDTRRREAMDRLDAARRRLIPAFAFALPLLVLSMGHMVGMPLPAWLDPAHSPLAFALAQLALTLPVVWSGRHFYLRGFPNLWRRTPDMDSLIAVGTGAALAYSLWNTMEIALGVNAHTRAMDLYYESAAVLIAMISLGKFFEARSRIQTTDAIRALMRLAPDTALLVDENGTQREVPAEEVEPGDLLLVRPGERIPVDGTVVSGRSGVDESMLTGESLPVTRDVGDRVAGGTMNGSGALTIRADRVGDDTTLARIIRMVRDAQGSKAPIADLADRVSFHFVPAVMTVAVVASVAWYASGAEFPFALRIFVAVLVIACPCAMGLATPTSIMVGTGRGAQLGVLVKSGQALQAAQGVRAVIFDKTGTLTHGKPELTDLVALPGAKRDEAELLALAAGAEGVSEHPLARAVTAAAETRGVTPATQTAFEALPGRGIRATVAGREVLIGNQECMTQNAVVGAEGAEAAVAAERLAAEAKTVLFMAVDGALAGLLAVADTMRDEAPGVVAELRRMGLRVIMLTGDAENTARAIAAQAGIDEVASRVLPERKAEVVRELQEKGLAVAMVGDGINDAPALAQADCGVAMGSGIDVAVDSGDVVLVRSSLHSVVTALSLSRAVMRNIRQNLFWAFAFNTLGIPVAAGVLHIFGGPTLNPMIAGTAMALSSVTVVSNALRLRFFRG comes from the coding sequence ATGACTGGACAGATTTCGAACGGGGAGAAAAGGCGGATTCTCGCGCCGGTGCAGGGCATGCACTGCGCGGCGTGCTCGGGACGCATCGAACGCGTGGTGGGTGGCATGGAGGGCGTGGACGTGGCGAACGTCAACCTCGCCGCAGAGACGTTGGACGTGACCTTCGATCCATCGCGCACGGATTTCGAGGCCATTGCCACACGCGTGCGCGAACTGGGCTTCGACACGCAGGCCCCGGCGCAGACGCGTAGCGTGACGCTGGCCCTCGGCGGCATGCACTGCGCGGCGTGCTCGGGCCGCATCGAACGCGTTGTGGGTGGCATGGAGGGCGTGAAATCCGCCGCCGTGAATCTGGCTGCGGAGACGGGAGCCTTTGAATTCGATCCCGACCTCACCTCGCAACGCGCCATCAGGGAGGCCATCGCGAATCTCGGCTTCACCTCGCAGCCCGTTTCGGCCACGGCAGATGCCTTCGACACGCGTCGCCGGGAGGCGATGGACAGACTGGACGCCGCGCGGCGACGGCTCATTCCGGCCTTCGCGTTCGCCCTGCCGCTTCTGGTGCTCTCCATGGGGCACATGGTGGGCATGCCGCTTCCCGCGTGGCTCGACCCGGCGCACTCCCCGCTGGCCTTCGCGCTTGCGCAGTTGGCCCTGACGCTGCCGGTGGTGTGGTCCGGGCGGCACTTCTACCTGCGCGGATTCCCCAACCTGTGGCGACGCACGCCGGACATGGACTCGCTCATCGCCGTGGGCACGGGCGCGGCGCTGGCCTACAGCCTGTGGAACACCATGGAGATCGCGCTAGGCGTCAATGCCCACACGCGGGCCATGGATCTGTATTACGAATCCGCCGCCGTGCTCATCGCCATGATTTCACTTGGCAAATTTTTCGAGGCGCGCTCGCGCATCCAGACCACGGATGCCATCCGCGCGCTGATGCGCCTTGCCCCGGACACCGCCCTCTTGGTGGACGAGAACGGCACCCAGCGCGAGGTTCCGGCCGAAGAGGTGGAACCGGGCGACCTGCTCCTGGTGCGCCCCGGTGAGCGGATTCCCGTGGACGGGACCGTGGTGTCCGGGCGTTCCGGCGTGGACGAGTCCATGTTGACGGGCGAATCGCTCCCCGTGACGCGCGACGTGGGCGACAGGGTTGCCGGCGGCACTATGAACGGCTCGGGAGCGCTGACCATCCGGGCCGACCGCGTTGGCGACGACACCACGCTGGCCCGCATCATCCGCATGGTTCGCGATGCGCAGGGTTCCAAGGCCCCCATCGCCGACCTCGCCGATCGCGTAAGCTTCCACTTCGTGCCTGCGGTCATGACCGTGGCCGTGGTGGCGAGCGTGGCATGGTATGCGTCCGGTGCGGAATTCCCCTTCGCGCTGCGAATCTTCGTGGCCGTGCTGGTCATCGCCTGCCCGTGCGCCATGGGCCTTGCCACGCCGACCTCGATCATGGTCGGTACCGGACGAGGCGCGCAGCTGGGGGTTCTGGTCAAGAGCGGTCAGGCCTTGCAGGCCGCGCAGGGCGTGCGGGCCGTGATCTTCGACAAGACCGGCACCCTGACCCACGGCAAGCCTGAATTGACGGACCTCGTGGCGCTACCCGGCGCAAAGCGAGACGAAGCGGAACTTCTGGCGCTTGCCGCAGGAGCCGAGGGCGTATCCGAGCATCCCCTTGCCCGCGCCGTGACGGCTGCGGCCGAGACGCGCGGTGTAACACCGGCGACGCAGACGGCCTTCGAGGCCCTGCCCGGACGCGGCATCCGCGCCACCGTGGCCGGACGCGAGGTGCTCATCGGCAACCAGGAATGCATGACGCAGAACGCGGTGGTCGGAGCCGAGGGAGCAGAGGCCGCCGTGGCTGCGGAGCGCCTCGCCGCCGAGGCCAAGACGGTGCTGTTCATGGCCGTGGATGGCGCGCTGGCTGGCCTTCTGGCCGTCGCGGACACCATGCGCGACGAGGCTCCCGGGGTCGTGGCCGAACTGCGGCGGATGGGGCTTCGCGTGATCATGCTCACCGGCGACGCCGAGAATACCGCCCGGGCCATCGCGGCGCAGGCGGGCATCGACGAGGTGGCCTCGCGGGTACTGCCCGAGCGCAAGGCCGAGGTCGTGCGCGAATTGCAGGAGAAGGGGCTGGCCGTGGCCATGGTGGGTGACGGCATCAACGACGCCCCGGCGCTGGCGCAGGCGGATTGCGGCGTGGCCATGGGTTCCGGTATCGACGTGGCCGTGGATTCGGGCGACGTGGTGCTGGTGCGCAGTTCGCTGCACAGCGTGGTGACGGCACTCTCGCTGTCGCGCGCGGTGATGCGCAACATCCGGCAGAATCTCTTCTGGGCCTTCGCCTTCAACACGCTGGGCATTCCCGTGGCGGCAGGCGTGCTGCACATCTTCGGCGGGCCGACCCTCAATCCCATGATCGCGGGAACGGCCATGGCGCTGTCCTCGGTGACAGTGGTCTCCAACGCCCTTCGCCTTCGATTCTTCCGGGGCTAG
- a CDS encoding DVU0150 family protein codes for MKKRTLGIFATVMAFNTLLAKAAWAGGKKASDLVVVADTRLINSEIMRYFADLYNTNILLFAVWAVVLTAVMGCVLGWLMDKVMERTGIDLHSRKIVEH; via the coding sequence ATGAAGAAGCGGACTCTCGGCATCTTCGCCACAGTGATGGCCTTCAACACCCTCCTTGCCAAGGCGGCGTGGGCGGGCGGCAAAAAGGCCAGCGACCTCGTTGTCGTGGCCGACACACGGCTCATCAATTCCGAAATCATGCGGTACTTCGCGGACCTCTACAACACGAACATTCTGCTGTTCGCCGTATGGGCCGTTGTTCTCACCGCCGTGATGGGATGCGTTCTCGGCTGGCTCATGGACAAGGTCATGGAACGCACCGGCATCGACCTGCACTCGCGCAAGATCGTCGAACACTAG
- the rlmB gene encoding 23S rRNA (guanosine(2251)-2'-O)-methyltransferase RlmB, translated as MHNKENVRQSAEAADNLVPGRKPVLELVRNSPDNVDMVFVVEGAKNRDIGVILDACREARVRFRMVGRADMERMFPGNHQGVLARTSATGYTDLEELLQRAADAPLPLIVALDQVQDPGNVGAMARTLYALGGAGLVVPKDRTAYLGAAAVKSSAGALTRLPVARVVNLSRALDRCEELGWPIYGAIVDPAGQNMYTQALSTPAVLVMGNEEKGIRPNVAKRCSKRLTIPLGRDFDSLNVAQAAAIIMGEFVRQRMMGRG; from the coding sequence ATGCACAACAAGGAAAACGTTCGGCAGTCCGCCGAGGCTGCGGACAATCTCGTTCCGGGCCGCAAGCCCGTTCTGGAACTCGTCCGCAACAGTCCCGACAACGTCGACATGGTCTTCGTTGTCGAGGGGGCGAAGAATCGTGACATCGGCGTCATTCTCGACGCATGCCGCGAGGCGCGGGTCCGCTTTCGCATGGTGGGCCGGGCGGACATGGAACGCATGTTCCCCGGCAATCATCAGGGCGTTTTGGCACGCACCTCGGCCACGGGATACACGGATCTGGAGGAACTTTTGCAACGCGCAGCGGATGCGCCGCTGCCGCTCATCGTCGCACTCGACCAGGTGCAGGATCCGGGCAACGTCGGCGCCATGGCCAGAACGCTGTATGCGCTTGGCGGCGCGGGACTCGTCGTCCCCAAGGACCGTACGGCGTACCTTGGCGCGGCGGCCGTGAAGTCCTCGGCCGGGGCGCTGACGCGGCTGCCCGTGGCCCGGGTGGTCAACCTCTCGCGGGCGCTCGACCGCTGCGAGGAGTTGGGCTGGCCCATCTACGGAGCCATAGTCGATCCAGCCGGACAGAACATGTACACGCAAGCCTTGTCAACTCCGGCAGTTCTCGTGATGGGCAATGAGGAGAAGGGGATACGCCCCAATGTCGCGAAAAGATGCTCGAAAAGATTAACGATTCCGCTGGGGCGGGATTTCGACTCCCTCAACGTGGCGCAGGCGGCGGCCATCATCATGGGAGAATTCGTCCGCCAGCGCATGATGGGGCGCGGCTGA
- a CDS encoding FeoB-associated Cys-rich membrane protein translates to MTNFWDVAAVVVIITVAALYLVWRYTRKGNGSGCGCGCDGCDSGAKGGKGLPMDGGCGGCGGCGGA, encoded by the coding sequence ATGACGAATTTCTGGGACGTGGCGGCGGTGGTCGTCATCATTACGGTGGCGGCGCTGTATCTTGTGTGGCGCTACACGCGCAAGGGCAATGGGTCCGGTTGCGGTTGCGGCTGCGACGGATGTGACAGCGGCGCGAAGGGCGGCAAGGGCTTGCCCATGGACGGCGGCTGCGGCGGTTGCGGAGGCTGCGGCGGCGCGTAG